A part of Bacteroidota bacterium genomic DNA contains:
- a CDS encoding copper chaperone PCu(A)C, with the protein MRYALLALALVFAACAQPDPPADPDPEPVEAAPLTVENAWARPAAAGGNSALYITLVGGSAADTLVSAESAAVNVVEIHESFETETGTMGMRPVEMLAVPAGESVALEPGGFHVMLIDAASDLVVGSQVAAVLNFAQTGPISVMAQISETAPEGMMADSPDAVDSDDASPGDDATE; encoded by the coding sequence ATGCGCTACGCCCTGCTCGCACTCGCTCTCGTCTTCGCCGCCTGTGCCCAACCCGACCCTCCAGCCGATCCGGATCCCGAGCCTGTCGAGGCTGCTCCGCTGACCGTCGAGAACGCCTGGGCACGCCCTGCGGCAGCAGGCGGTAACTCCGCGCTCTACATCACCCTCGTCGGGGGCTCCGCGGCGGATACCCTCGTGAGCGCCGAGAGCGCTGCCGTGAACGTAGTCGAGATCCACGAGTCGTTCGAGACTGAGACGGGCACCATGGGGATGCGCCCTGTCGAGATGCTGGCGGTCCCCGCTGGCGAGTCTGTTGCGTTGGAGCCCGGCGGCTTCCACGTCATGCTGATCGACGCCGCGTCGGACCTCGTGGTGGGCAGCCAAGTCGCGGCGGTGCTCAACTTCGCGCAGACGGGGCCGATCTCGGTGATGGCGCAGATCTCGGAAACCGCGCCGGAGGGCATGATGGCTGACAGCCCTGACGCCGTGGACTCTGACGACGCAAGCCCTGGCGACGACGCCACCGAGTAA
- a CDS encoding GNAT family N-acetyltransferase, whose translation MDLASPTQEFSVSQASVADLDDLARLFDAYRQFYRQDADLDGARLFLRARLDGEESVILTARAAEQGEAVGFTQLYPFFSSVRMRRLWVLNDLFVAASARRMGVARALIEAAHAFAAETGAAGVQLSTERTNHAAQALYNDLGYVRDDDFWTYEFSPKT comes from the coding sequence ATGGACCTTGCATCGCCTACCCAGGAATTCTCGGTCAGCCAGGCTTCGGTCGCCGATCTGGACGACCTCGCTCGCCTCTTTGACGCCTACCGCCAGTTCTACCGCCAAGACGCGGATCTGGATGGCGCACGGCTGTTTCTACGAGCGCGGCTCGATGGGGAGGAGTCGGTCATCCTAACCGCAAGAGCAGCCGAGCAGGGCGAAGCAGTCGGTTTCACGCAACTCTACCCCTTCTTCTCCTCGGTGCGTATGCGGCGGCTTTGGGTGCTGAACGACTTGTTCGTGGCCGCATCGGCACGCCGAATGGGCGTGGCTCGGGCGCTCATAGAGGCTGCGCACGCATTTGCTGCTGAGACAGGAGCCGCAGGCGTCCAGTTGTCTACGGAGCGCACCAACCACGCAGCCCAGGCACTCTACAACGACCTCGGCTACGTGCGCGACGACGATTTTTGGACCTACGAGTTCAGCCCGAAAACCTGA
- a CDS encoding NADAR family protein, translating into MAPLPTTLDQIQQAVQRGRRFKYLFFWGHKPRSDGRIGKACLSQWYTAPFSVDGYLYLTAEHFMMAEKARLFGDEDMRQRIITAPHPGAAKKLGRQVRGFDDPTWQDARFDIVVRGNQAKFEQNKALGEFLRRTNRRVLVEASPRDRIWGIGLAADDTRASSLRSWRGANLLGFALMEARSALPGDWALS; encoded by the coding sequence ATGGCTCCACTTCCAACCACCCTTGACCAGATTCAGCAGGCCGTGCAACGTGGTAGGCGGTTCAAGTACCTCTTCTTTTGGGGGCATAAGCCGCGGTCCGACGGTCGAATAGGCAAAGCATGCCTCTCGCAGTGGTACACGGCGCCGTTCAGCGTTGATGGGTACCTATATCTAACGGCTGAACACTTTATGATGGCCGAAAAAGCGCGGCTGTTCGGCGATGAAGACATGCGACAACGCATCATCACCGCCCCTCACCCAGGCGCGGCCAAGAAGCTGGGCCGGCAGGTGCGCGGGTTTGATGATCCTACTTGGCAGGACGCTCGCTTCGACATCGTCGTGCGGGGCAACCAGGCGAAGTTTGAGCAGAACAAAGCGCTCGGTGAATTCCTCCGTCGGACAAATCGGCGGGTCCTCGTCGAAGCGAGCCCACGTGATCGCATCTGGGGCATTGGCTTGGCCGCGGACGACACAAGGGCATCAAGCCTGCGGTCCTGGCGCGGAGCGAACCTGCTCGGCTTCGCACTGATGGAGGCGCGCTCCGCTCTCCCGGGTGACTGGGCCTTGTCCTAA
- the rsmA gene encoding 16S rRNA (adenine(1518)-N(6)/adenine(1519)-N(6))-dimethyltransferase RsmA, with the protein MTSDLRPKKSLGQHFLHDRHAIARIVAALDAEPDDPVVEIGPGTGALTKPLADRFARLVALEVDERAIEVLQAELPGLDVRHTDVLDADWAALAAELRAGEHGLTVVGNLPYYITSPILFALLGARRHLRRAVVMMQKEVAERLVAEPGTKAYGILSVQLQLWARPSYLFTVKPGAFSPPPKVDSAVVALDFSDIEEPDVDEDRLRNVVRTAFGQRRKMLRSSLKALAKQVPGAIPEAMQTLRPEALTPTEFVKLTQALFDG; encoded by the coding sequence GTGACCTCTGACCTGCGACCCAAAAAAAGCCTCGGCCAACACTTCCTGCACGATCGCCATGCCATCGCGCGCATCGTGGCTGCGTTGGACGCGGAGCCGGATGACCCCGTCGTGGAAATCGGACCGGGTACCGGTGCGTTGACGAAGCCGCTGGCGGACCGCTTCGCCCGGTTGGTGGCCCTCGAAGTAGACGAGCGAGCCATCGAGGTACTGCAAGCTGAACTGCCCGGCCTCGACGTACGGCACACCGACGTACTCGACGCCGACTGGGCTGCGCTGGCAGCCGAACTGAGAGCTGGTGAACACGGGCTGACGGTGGTGGGCAACCTGCCGTACTACATCACCTCGCCGATCCTCTTCGCGCTGCTCGGCGCACGGCGGCACCTGCGGCGGGCCGTCGTGATGATGCAGAAGGAAGTCGCCGAGCGGCTTGTTGCGGAGCCAGGGACGAAGGCGTACGGGATCCTCAGCGTGCAACTCCAACTCTGGGCGCGGCCATCGTACCTCTTCACCGTCAAGCCGGGTGCGTTCAGCCCGCCGCCGAAGGTCGACAGCGCTGTCGTCGCCCTCGATTTTTCCGACATCGAAGAACCCGATGTAGACGAGGACCGGCTGCGGAACGTCGTACGGACCGCGTTCGGGCAGCGCCGCAAGATGCTCCGGTCGAGCCTGAAAGCCCTCGCGAAGCAGGTCCCCGGCGCGATCCCCGAGGCAATGCAGACGCTCCGTCCCGAAGCGCTCACGCCGACCGAGTTCGTGAAGCTCACACAGGCGCTTTTCGACGGATAG
- the radC gene encoding DNA repair protein RadC, with the protein MQPAEPPIAYHVPIREWSEDERPREKLMQRGAAALSDAELIGLIFGNGTRTREGSLSAVQLGQALVRTYGSLGKLSRRDLRELKRVTGIGPAKAVQLMAAFEIGRRVEAEGPGERVQVTGPADVARVYGPRLRDLPREVFVTVFLNTAGVIAGDATISEGGLAASIVEPRAVFRKAILENAAALVCLHNHPSGNPEPSREDVRVTKQLVEAGKLMGVPVHDHLIIAGRQWTSLAERGLM; encoded by the coding sequence ATGCAGCCTGCCGAGCCGCCCATCGCCTACCACGTCCCCATCCGCGAGTGGTCCGAGGACGAGCGCCCCCGCGAGAAGCTGATGCAACGCGGAGCCGCTGCGCTTTCCGACGCCGAACTCATCGGGCTCATCTTCGGCAACGGTACGCGGACGAGAGAGGGCAGCCTCTCCGCCGTGCAACTCGGGCAGGCGCTCGTGCGGACCTACGGCTCGCTCGGCAAGCTCTCCCGGCGCGACCTCCGCGAACTCAAGCGCGTGACGGGCATCGGTCCAGCGAAGGCCGTGCAACTCATGGCGGCGTTCGAAATCGGACGGCGCGTGGAAGCCGAGGGGCCGGGCGAGCGCGTGCAGGTCACCGGCCCCGCCGACGTGGCGCGCGTCTACGGGCCGCGCCTACGCGATCTCCCGCGCGAGGTCTTCGTGACGGTCTTCCTCAACACGGCCGGCGTGATCGCAGGCGATGCGACCATCAGCGAGGGCGGACTCGCCGCGTCCATCGTGGAGCCGCGCGCCGTCTTCCGCAAAGCGATCCTCGAAAATGCCGCGGCGCTCGTGTGCCTTCACAACCACCCGTCAGGCAACCCCGAGCCGAGCCGCGAGGACGTGCGCGTCACGAAGCAACTCGTCGAGGCGGGCAAGCTCATGGGCGTGCCGGTCCACGATCACCTCATCATCGCCGGGCGGCAGTGGACCTCGCTCGCCGAACGGGGGCTGATGTAG
- a CDS encoding endonuclease/exonuclease/phosphatase family protein, whose amino-acid sequence MRAPLLLAVLVGLVGCGGSDLLTPSDALRTAQALPSDFAYPAHDTVRVATYNVENFIDAFDNPYIDNDREDAPDPDAVAEKGRLFAEAVRALDADVLSIQEVESEQQLKLLADALFPEMGYQFFASTESPNWYQNVVVMSRLPLGPLTSFADVWTPIEGQTNDDGTPASTSLVNHRLFSVEVRAREDYTFTLVAAHMKAGRGERNEGWRLGQIDLLNAHLASLSPEANVIVAGDLNLLPDSREYARLTATPTMDTLAVRPLPLVDPLATRRARTPALTYTHPSDDPTRQLDYLLVSGTMRRELVPNSTQVAFPLATETLPTLSDHLPVIATIIARE is encoded by the coding sequence ATGCGTGCTCCTCTCCTCCTCGCTGTCCTCGTAGGCCTTGTCGGCTGCGGCGGTTCCGACCTGCTCACGCCGTCGGATGCGCTCCGCACCGCCCAGGCGCTCCCCTCGGACTTCGCCTACCCCGCCCACGACACCGTGCGCGTGGCGACCTACAACGTCGAGAACTTCATCGACGCGTTCGACAACCCCTACATCGACAACGACCGGGAGGACGCGCCCGACCCCGACGCCGTCGCGGAGAAAGGGCGGCTCTTCGCTGAGGCCGTCCGCGCGCTCGACGCCGACGTGCTCTCGATCCAGGAGGTCGAGAGCGAGCAGCAGCTCAAGCTCCTCGCTGACGCGCTCTTCCCGGAGATGGGCTACCAGTTCTTCGCCTCGACGGAGAGCCCGAATTGGTACCAGAACGTGGTCGTGATGAGCCGCCTCCCGCTCGGGCCGCTGACGTCGTTCGCGGACGTGTGGACGCCCATCGAGGGCCAGACCAACGACGACGGCACGCCGGCATCGACAAGCCTCGTCAACCACCGCCTTTTTTCCGTCGAGGTGCGCGCACGGGAGGACTACACCTTCACGCTCGTCGCTGCGCACATGAAAGCGGGTCGGGGCGAGCGCAACGAAGGCTGGCGTCTCGGGCAGATTGACCTGCTCAACGCACACCTGGCGTCGCTCAGCCCCGAGGCGAACGTAATCGTAGCGGGCGACCTCAACCTGCTGCCTGACAGCCGCGAATATGCCCGCCTCACCGCAACGCCGACGATGGACACGCTGGCCGTGCGCCCCCTCCCCCTCGTCGATCCGCTGGCGACGCGACGCGCGCGGACGCCTGCGCTGACGTACACGCACCCGTCTGACGATCCCACGCGCCAACTCGACTACCTCCTCGTCAGCGGCACCATGCGCCGCGAACTCGTCCCCAACAGCACACAGGTCGCATTCCCGCTCGCCACAGAGACCCTACCGACCCTCAGCGACCACCTCCCTGTCATCGCGACGATTATTGCCCGGGAGTGA
- the ribD gene encoding bifunctional diaminohydroxyphosphoribosylaminopyrimidine deaminase/5-amino-6-(5-phosphoribosylamino)uracil reductase RibD: protein MHRCLALARRGAGTASPNPLVGSVVVAPDGTVLGEGYHARYGEAHAEVNAIAAAEARHGTDALQSATLYVNLEPCSHHGKTPPCADLILHKGIPRVVVGMVDPFPRVAGGGIARLRAAGVDVTVGVLEVECQRLNEAFVHHVATGRPLVTLKVAQTLDGAIATRTGDSRWVSGEAARTLVHRWRSHLDGVLVGSGTARADDPALTVRHVEGRQPGRVVLDRTGGLAPTLRLFTDAHAAMTVVAVSEDAQPPYADALTDRGGTLLRVPTVADEDGDHLDLGAVLDALGAGVGPHRPMQSLLVEAGPGLATALFAQELVDRFFCFVAPKVVGAGTPVLHDLGISRMAEARTFADHRWEVVGEDMLFRGYVRRVAGRRS, encoded by the coding sequence ATGCACCGATGCCTTGCGCTCGCCCGGCGTGGAGCCGGGACGGCGAGCCCCAACCCACTCGTTGGCTCGGTGGTGGTAGCCCCCGACGGCACGGTGCTCGGCGAGGGCTACCACGCGCGCTACGGCGAGGCCCACGCGGAGGTGAATGCCATCGCGGCTGCCGAGGCGCGGCACGGCACCGACGCGCTACAATCAGCGACGCTCTATGTCAACCTCGAACCGTGCAGCCACCACGGCAAAACGCCGCCCTGCGCCGACCTTATCCTGCACAAGGGCATCCCACGGGTCGTCGTAGGCATGGTGGATCCGTTCCCGCGGGTGGCCGGCGGCGGGATCGCGCGGCTGCGCGCGGCGGGCGTCGACGTGACGGTGGGCGTGCTGGAAGTCGAATGCCAGCGGCTCAACGAGGCGTTCGTCCACCACGTCGCGACGGGGCGACCACTCGTGACATTGAAGGTGGCGCAGACGCTCGACGGGGCCATCGCCACGCGCACGGGCGACAGCCGCTGGGTGTCGGGCGAGGCCGCGCGGACGCTCGTCCACCGCTGGCGCAGCCACCTCGACGGCGTGCTCGTGGGCAGCGGCACCGCCCGCGCTGACGATCCCGCGCTCACGGTGCGCCACGTCGAAGGCCGCCAGCCGGGGCGCGTCGTGCTCGACCGTACGGGCGGCCTCGCTCCCACCCTACGGCTGTTCACCGATGCACATGCAGCCATGACCGTCGTCGCCGTCTCGGAAGACGCGCAGCCGCCCTACGCCGACGCTCTCACCGACCGAGGCGGGACGCTGCTGCGCGTGCCGACGGTCGCCGACGAGGACGGCGACCACCTCGACTTGGGAGCCGTCCTGGACGCACTCGGCGCGGGCGTGGGCCCGCATCGCCCGATGCAGTCGCTGCTGGTGGAGGCGGGTCCCGGACTGGCGACGGCGCTCTTCGCCCAGGAGCTCGTCGATCGGTTCTTCTGCTTCGTTGCCCCGAAGGTCGTCGGCGCGGGCACGCCTGTGCTGCACGACCTCGGCATCAGTCGCATGGCGGAGGCACGGACGTTCGCGGACCACCGCTGGGAGGTCGTAGGCGAGGACATGCTGTTTCGAGGCTATGTGCGGAGGGTCGCAGGTCGTAGGTCGTAG
- a CDS encoding VWA domain-containing protein, with product MTFRYSEWDEARHGDQRPAFDKLLDLFQQLLYHTGGDANEALQWLTQLDERYGFTDGEDFGIGDFIEELKNRGYIERDEQTGVAQITKKTERGLRERSLEEIFKQLRKSGRGGHKTPHMGSGSERLPETRSYEWGDDLRDLDITGTLSNAFRRSGMSGNLGDFNLHEDDLQVYETDHHTSVATVLMIDLSHSMVLYGEDRITPARKTAMALAELITRQYPKDTLDIVAFGNEAWEVAMKDLPYLQVGPFHTNTRAGLERARMILRRRKNRNKQIFMITDGKPSAHFEAGRLYKNSFGLDRKIVNKVLDEAAVCRRERIPITTFMIAKDPYLQDFVRRLTEVNQGRAYYASLDDLGGFLFEDYVRNRRKRTR from the coding sequence ATGACCTTCCGCTATTCCGAGTGGGACGAGGCCCGGCATGGCGACCAGCGCCCGGCCTTCGATAAACTCCTCGACCTCTTCCAGCAGCTCCTCTACCACACGGGCGGCGACGCCAACGAGGCGCTCCAGTGGCTCACGCAGCTCGACGAGCGCTACGGCTTCACCGACGGCGAGGACTTCGGCATCGGCGACTTCATCGAGGAGCTGAAGAACCGCGGCTACATCGAGCGCGACGAGCAGACGGGCGTGGCGCAGATCACCAAGAAGACCGAGCGCGGCCTGCGCGAGCGGTCGCTGGAGGAGATCTTCAAGCAACTCCGCAAGTCGGGGCGCGGCGGCCACAAGACGCCGCACATGGGAAGCGGCTCCGAGCGCCTGCCGGAGACCCGCAGCTACGAGTGGGGCGACGACCTCCGCGACCTCGACATCACTGGCACTCTCTCGAACGCCTTCCGCCGCAGCGGCATGAGCGGCAACCTCGGCGACTTCAACCTCCACGAGGACGACCTCCAGGTCTACGAGACGGACCACCACACGAGCGTGGCGACGGTCCTCATGATCGACCTCTCGCACTCGATGGTGCTCTACGGCGAGGACCGCATCACGCCCGCCCGCAAGACGGCGATGGCGCTCGCCGAACTCATCACGCGGCAGTACCCGAAAGACACGCTCGACATCGTTGCGTTCGGCAACGAGGCGTGGGAGGTGGCGATGAAGGACCTGCCCTACCTCCAGGTTGGCCCGTTTCATACCAACACACGCGCCGGACTGGAGCGCGCGCGGATGATCCTGCGGCGGCGCAAGAACCGCAACAAGCAGATCTTCATGATCACCGACGGCAAGCCCTCGGCGCACTTCGAAGCGGGGCGACTCTACAAAAACTCGTTCGGCCTCGACCGCAAGATCGTGAACAAGGTGCTCGACGAGGCCGCCGTCTGCCGCCGCGAGCGCATCCCGATCACCACGTTTATGATCGCCAAGGACCCGTACCTCCAGGACTTTGTCCGTCGCCTCACGGAGGTCAACCAGGGCCGCGCCTACTACGCCAGCCTCGACGACCTCGGCGGCTTTCTCTTCGAGGACTACGTCCGCAACCGCCGCAAGCGGACGCGCTAG
- a CDS encoding SCO family protein, with protein MLRARFLLVLLALVLSACRQDAPTDDSGLGVLEDLSSASFSLVDQDSVAVDFPSDFEGKPVVLGFIYTFCPDICPATTANMKEIRRQLGNPPDVQFATVTFDPERDTPSVLKNYARAYGLADTDWTFLTGTPDEISRLMERMRVRVERSDSTVNEDGSVFYFVNHTDQISLIDESERLRFSYGGSNTPPEIIVEDTNALR; from the coding sequence ATGCTCCGCGCTCGCTTTCTTCTCGTGCTGCTCGCTCTCGTGCTGTCCGCATGCCGACAGGACGCGCCCACGGACGACTCCGGCCTCGGCGTGCTGGAGGACCTGTCGAGCGCGTCCTTCTCGCTCGTGGACCAGGACAGCGTGGCCGTCGACTTCCCGTCCGACTTCGAGGGCAAGCCGGTCGTCCTCGGCTTCATCTACACGTTCTGCCCCGACATTTGCCCGGCGACCACGGCCAACATGAAGGAGATCCGGCGGCAGCTCGGCAACCCACCCGACGTGCAGTTCGCCACCGTCACCTTTGACCCGGAGCGCGACACGCCGAGCGTGCTCAAGAACTACGCCCGCGCCTACGGCCTCGCAGACACCGACTGGACGTTCCTCACCGGCACGCCTGACGAGATCAGCCGCCTCATGGAGCGTATGCGCGTCCGCGTCGAGCGCTCGGACTCCACCGTCAACGAGGACGGCTCGGTGTTCTACTTCGTGAACCACACCGACCAGATTTCCCTCATCGACGAGTCCGAGCGGCTCCGCTTCAGCTACGGCGGCAGCAACACCCCGCCCGAAATCATCGTGGAGGACACCAACGCGCTTCGCTGA
- a CDS encoding lysophospholipid acyltransferase family protein: protein MGAFRSALTWAAMIGIIALMLPTMALVRLFDRSPIHYRTGRTFRRMGSWMTRVNPAWRIQISGERSTDLQHPYVVVSNHQSNADVPLVSRLPWEMKWIGKKELFDLPIVGWLMKLSDDIEVDRKDPRSRASVLIRAKDVLDQRCSVMFFPEGTRSKDGRVKTFYDGAFRLAIKAQVPILPVALDGTTDALPKHDWKFGKPSQVYLKVLPAIPTAGLTKDDVAELRDRVRTMIVEQIAAWRGEPVDAVSAPPKDTLPEGGMVEEVAKTGA from the coding sequence ATGGGTGCTTTTCGCTCCGCGCTCACCTGGGCGGCCATGATCGGCATCATCGCCCTGATGCTGCCCACCATGGCGCTCGTCCGTCTCTTCGACCGCAGCCCCATCCACTACCGCACCGGGCGCACGTTCCGCCGCATGGGCTCGTGGATGACGCGGGTCAACCCAGCGTGGCGCATCCAGATCTCGGGCGAGCGGTCTACGGACCTTCAGCATCCCTACGTGGTGGTCTCCAACCACCAGTCCAACGCCGACGTGCCACTGGTGAGCCGCCTGCCGTGGGAGATGAAGTGGATTGGCAAGAAGGAGCTGTTCGATCTCCCCATCGTGGGGTGGCTCATGAAGCTGTCCGACGACATCGAGGTGGACCGGAAAGACCCCCGTAGTCGGGCGAGCGTCCTGATTCGCGCCAAGGACGTGCTCGACCAACGTTGCTCGGTGATGTTCTTCCCCGAGGGTACGCGGTCGAAGGACGGCCGCGTGAAGACGTTCTACGACGGGGCATTCCGGCTGGCGATCAAAGCCCAGGTACCGATTCTACCCGTCGCCCTCGACGGCACAACGGATGCGTTGCCGAAGCACGACTGGAAGTTCGGGAAGCCGAGCCAGGTCTACCTGAAGGTGCTTCCGGCGATTCCCACGGCTGGCCTCACGAAAGACGATGTCGCCGAGCTTCGTGATCGTGTCCGCACGATGATCGTAGAGCAGATCGCGGCGTGGCGAGGTGAGCCGGTGGACGCGGTCAGCGCCCCGCCGAAAGACACGTTACCTGAGGGCGGAATGGTCGAAGAAGTCGCCAAGACCGGCGCCTGA
- the rpiA gene encoding ribose-5-phosphate isomerase RpiA translates to MSAEAKRIAGEAAAALVEDGMQVGLGTGSTTAFAIAELGRRVRQDGLRIVGTPTSFAAERLARQHGVPLATLDDLDGPNGLALDIALDGADEVDPSLDLIKGRGAAHTREKVVASLAERFVVLIDPSKEVERLGTKMPVPIEVVPMAVAPVTQALERLGATVRLRAGQQKDGPIVTDQGLWVLDATFAYGIADSAALDRALLDMPGVLDHGLFLGLATDVLIGHASGEVEHRTR, encoded by the coding sequence ATGTCTGCCGAAGCCAAACGCATCGCTGGCGAAGCCGCCGCTGCCCTCGTCGAAGACGGCATGCAGGTCGGCCTGGGCACGGGCTCCACGACGGCCTTCGCCATCGCCGAACTGGGGCGCCGCGTGCGCCAGGACGGGCTCCGCATCGTCGGTACGCCCACGTCGTTCGCTGCGGAGCGCCTTGCGCGCCAGCACGGCGTCCCGCTCGCCACGCTCGACGACCTCGACGGACCCAACGGCCTCGCCCTCGACATCGCCCTGGACGGTGCCGACGAGGTGGACCCGTCGCTCGACCTCATCAAGGGGCGCGGGGCGGCGCACACCCGCGAGAAGGTGGTGGCGTCGCTCGCCGAGCGGTTCGTGGTGCTCATCGACCCGTCGAAGGAAGTCGAGCGGCTCGGCACGAAGATGCCGGTGCCCATCGAGGTGGTGCCGATGGCAGTCGCGCCGGTGACGCAAGCGCTCGAACGCCTCGGCGCGACGGTGCGGCTGCGGGCCGGCCAGCAGAAGGACGGCCCCATCGTCACCGACCAGGGCCTCTGGGTGCTCGACGCGACGTTCGCCTACGGCATTGCCGATTCGGCAGCTCTGGACCGGGCGCTCCTCGACATGCCGGGCGTGCTGGACCACGGGCTCTTCCTCGGGCTGGCCACGGACGTGCTGATCGGACACGCCAGCGGCGAGGTCGAGCACCGGACGCGGTAG
- a CDS encoding sulfite exporter TauE/SafE family protein, translating to MDWLIAGFVFGFVGSVHCVGMCGPLALALPGATAARVRFLAGRVLYNLGRATTYAALGAALGALGAVVAFAGWQRWLAFGLGVTLVLLAFVPVLRRALGGVEGYTARWLGPLLAQVGPLYQRGGLASLYAVGLLNGLLPCGFVYAALATAIASGTVAGGAGFMAAFGLGTLPAMLALSVAGRRMSARWRTRLARWAPLGLAIVGVLLILRGLSLGLFLSPDVRAALFTPEVCRFLPFVDPVR from the coding sequence ATGGACTGGCTGATCGCGGGCTTCGTGTTTGGCTTCGTGGGCAGCGTCCACTGCGTCGGTATGTGCGGGCCGCTCGCGCTCGCACTGCCCGGAGCGACCGCTGCCCGCGTGCGGTTCCTCGCCGGGCGCGTGCTCTACAATCTCGGCCGTGCGACCACCTACGCGGCCCTCGGCGCGGCTCTCGGCGCGCTCGGTGCCGTGGTGGCGTTTGCCGGGTGGCAGCGCTGGCTCGCGTTCGGGCTCGGCGTGACGCTGGTGCTGCTCGCCTTCGTGCCGGTGCTGCGCCGTGCCCTCGGCGGCGTCGAAGGCTACACCGCACGGTGGCTCGGCCCCCTGCTGGCGCAGGTCGGTCCGCTGTATCAGCGCGGCGGACTCGCGTCGCTCTACGCCGTGGGCCTCCTGAACGGATTGCTCCCATGCGGCTTCGTCTACGCGGCCCTCGCCACGGCCATCGCATCGGGAACGGTTGCAGGCGGCGCGGGCTTTATGGCCGCGTTCGGCCTCGGCACGCTCCCGGCAATGCTGGCGCTCAGCGTGGCTGGCCGGCGCATGAGCGCGCGCTGGCGGACGCGCCTGGCACGCTGGGCGCCCCTAGGCCTCGCCATCGTGGGCGTGCTGCTGATTCTGCGCGGGCTCTCCCTCGGGCTGTTCCTCAGCCCCGATGTGCGCGCGGCACTGTTCACGCCCGAGGTATGCCGGTTTCTTCCCTTCGTGGACCCTGTTCGATAG